One window of the Ananas comosus cultivar F153 linkage group 21, ASM154086v1, whole genome shotgun sequence genome contains the following:
- the LOC109726389 gene encoding putative phytosulfokines 6 isoform X4, producing the protein MLWASHHLIWNATMKHHSSDHSLWVLRTLLLLVITFLFLRTSTASRLLPPTPPAGRDSDKVAGFLQASQVGEEEREDTWDQLMGMEVCEDGNEECLKRRVISEAHLDYIYTQRHHKP; encoded by the exons ATGCTTTGGGCTTCTCATCATCTCAT CTGGAACGCAACCATGAAGCATCATAGTTCTGATCACTCGCTCTGGGTCCTTAGAACTCTTCTTCTCCTAGTAATTaccttcctcttcctccgcaCTTCAACGGCCTCTCGTCTCCTCCCACCAACGCCACCTGCAG GGAGAGACTCTGATAAAGTCGCCGGCTTCTTGCAAGCGAGTCAAGTCGGAGAGGAGGAAAGAGAGGATACTTGGGAT CAGCTGATGGGAATGGAGGTGTGCGAGGATGGAAATGAGGAATGCCTGAAGAGGAGGGTGATCTCGGAGGCCCATCTCGACTACATCTACACTCAACGCCACCACAAGCCGTAG
- the LOC109726389 gene encoding putative phytosulfokines 6 isoform X2: protein MLWASHHLITHLHLVCSPTPYLNARSSFSPCSWNATMKHHSSDHSLWVLRTLLLLVITFLFLRTSTASRLLPPTPPAGRDSDKVAGFLQASQVGEEEREDTWDLMGMEVCEDGNEECLKRRVISEAHLDYIYTQRHHKP from the exons ATGCTTTGGGCTTCTCATCATCTCAT CACTCATCTCCACTTAGTTTGCTCCCCCACCCCCTACCTTAATGCACGCTCCTCCTTTTCTCCCTGTAGCTGGAACGCAACCATGAAGCATCATAGTTCTGATCACTCGCTCTGGGTCCTTAGAACTCTTCTTCTCCTAGTAATTaccttcctcttcctccgcaCTTCAACGGCCTCTCGTCTCCTCCCACCAACGCCACCTGCAG GGAGAGACTCTGATAAAGTCGCCGGCTTCTTGCAAGCGAGTCAAGTCGGAGAGGAGGAAAGAGAGGATACTTGGGAT CTGATGGGAATGGAGGTGTGCGAGGATGGAAATGAGGAATGCCTGAAGAGGAGGGTGATCTCGGAGGCCCATCTCGACTACATCTACACTCAACGCCACCACAAGCCGTAG
- the LOC109726389 gene encoding putative phytosulfokines 6 isoform X1: MLWASHHLITHLHLVCSPTPYLNARSSFSPCSWNATMKHHSSDHSLWVLRTLLLLVITFLFLRTSTASRLLPPTPPAGRDSDKVAGFLQASQVGEEEREDTWDQLMGMEVCEDGNEECLKRRVISEAHLDYIYTQRHHKP, translated from the exons ATGCTTTGGGCTTCTCATCATCTCAT CACTCATCTCCACTTAGTTTGCTCCCCCACCCCCTACCTTAATGCACGCTCCTCCTTTTCTCCCTGTAGCTGGAACGCAACCATGAAGCATCATAGTTCTGATCACTCGCTCTGGGTCCTTAGAACTCTTCTTCTCCTAGTAATTaccttcctcttcctccgcaCTTCAACGGCCTCTCGTCTCCTCCCACCAACGCCACCTGCAG GGAGAGACTCTGATAAAGTCGCCGGCTTCTTGCAAGCGAGTCAAGTCGGAGAGGAGGAAAGAGAGGATACTTGGGAT CAGCTGATGGGAATGGAGGTGTGCGAGGATGGAAATGAGGAATGCCTGAAGAGGAGGGTGATCTCGGAGGCCCATCTCGACTACATCTACACTCAACGCCACCACAAGCCGTAG
- the LOC109726876 gene encoding arogenate dehydratase/prephenate dehydratase 6, chloroplastic-like: MATATATASIQPSLGRHKLLYGIAPRSDPNFPPRALLIRAIHRPDASSASAHFLHSSRAEWQSSCAILSSKVAALSPTNEDKPPSASASAAGGGGGGGGSEETKLAVNGHIGSGSSGSSYLVPVENLPRPLSIADLSPAPMHGSQLRVAYQGVPGAYSEAAAGKAYPNCEAIPCDQFEVAFQAVELWIADRAVLPVENSLGGSIHRNYDLLLRHRLHIVGEVQLPVHHCLLALPGVRKECLTRVISHPQALAQCELTLTALGLNVAREAFDDTAGAAEYVAANGLRDTAAIASARAAELYGMQVLADGIQDDAGNVTRFVMLAREPIIPRTDRPFKTSIVFAHDREGTSVLFKVLSAFAFRNISLTKIESRPHRHRPIRLVDDANVGTAKHFEYMFYVDFEASMAEPRAQNALAEIQEFTSFLRVLGSYPMDMTPWSGGGGGGASPSSSSSSSSSSSSSSSSSSSSSPAGSSS, translated from the coding sequence atggcgacggcgacggcgacggcgagcATCCAACCATCCCTCGGCCGTCACAAGCTGCTCTACGGAATCGCCCCCCGATCCGACCCTAATTTCCCACCCCGAGCTCTCCTCATCCGAGCCATCCACCGCCCCgacgcctcctccgcctccgcgcaCTTCCTCCACAGCAGCCGCGCCGAGTGGCAGAGCTCCTGCGCCATCCTCTCCAGCAAGGTCGCCGCGCTCTCCCCCACCAACGAAGACAAGcccccctccgcctccgcctccgccgcgggcgggggcgggggagggggagggagcGAGGAGACGAAGCTCGCGGTGAACGGGCACATTGGGTCGGGGTCGTCGGGGTCGTCGTACCTGGTGCCGGTGGAGAACCTGCCCCGGCCGCTGTCGATCGCGGACCtgtcgccggcgccgatgcacgGGTCGCAGCTGCGCGTGGCGTACCAGGGGGTGCCGGGCGCGTAcagcgaggcggcggcggggaaggCGTACCCGAACTGCGAGGCGATCCCGTGCGACCAGTTCGAGGTGGCGTTCCAGGCGGTGGAGCTGTGGATCGCGGACCGCGCGGTGCTGCCGGTGGAGAACTCGCTGGGGGGCAGCATCCACCGCAACTACGACCTGCTGCTGCGGCACCGGCTGCACATCGTGGGGGAGGTGCAGCTGCCCGTGCACCACTGCCTGCTGGCCCTGCCCGGGGTGCGCAAGGAGTGCCTGACGCGCGTGATCAGCCACCCGCAGGCGCTGGCCCAGTGCGAGCTGACGCTGACGGCGCTGGGCCTGAACGTGGCCCGCGAGGCCTTCGACGACACGGCGGGGGCCGCCGAGTACGTGGCCGCCAACGGCCTGCGCGACACGGCGGCCATCGCGTCGGCCCGCGCCGCCGAGCTGTACGGGATGCAGGTGCTGGCCGACGGCATCCAGGACGACGCCGGCAACGTCACGCGCTTCGTGATGCTGGCGCGCGAGCCCATCATCCCCCGCACCGACCGCCCCTTCAAGACCAGCATCGTCTTCGCCCACGACCGCGAGGGCACCTCCGTCCTCTTCAAGGTGCTCTCCGCCTTCGCCTTCCGCAACATCAGCCTCACCAAGATCGAGAGCCGCCCCCACCGCCACCGCCCCATCCGCCTCGTCGACGACGCCAACGTCGGCACCGCCAAGCACTTCGAGTACATGTTCTACGTCGACTTCGAGGCCTCCATGGCCGAGCCCAGGGCCCAGAACGCCCTCGCCGAGATCCAGGAGTTCACCTCCTTCCTCCGCGTCCTCGGGAGCTACCCCATGGACATGACCCCCtggagcggcggaggaggaggaggcgcatcgccctcctcttcctcctcttcctcttcgtcctcctcctcttcctcttcctcttcctcttcctcctccccgGCGGGCTCGTCGTCGTGA
- the LOC109726389 gene encoding putative phytosulfokines 6 isoform X3 has protein sequence MEQRRGAGNRLCRVQCFGLLIISCELLNWNATMKHHSSDHSLWVLRTLLLLVITFLFLRTSTASRLLPPTPPAGRDSDKVAGFLQASQVGEEEREDTWDQLMGMEVCEDGNEECLKRRVISEAHLDYIYTQRHHKP, from the exons ATGGAGCAGAGAAGGGGTGCAGGTAACCGCTTGTGCCGTGTGCAATGCTTTGGGCTTCTCATCATCTCATGTGAGCTCCTCAA CTGGAACGCAACCATGAAGCATCATAGTTCTGATCACTCGCTCTGGGTCCTTAGAACTCTTCTTCTCCTAGTAATTaccttcctcttcctccgcaCTTCAACGGCCTCTCGTCTCCTCCCACCAACGCCACCTGCAG GGAGAGACTCTGATAAAGTCGCCGGCTTCTTGCAAGCGAGTCAAGTCGGAGAGGAGGAAAGAGAGGATACTTGGGAT CAGCTGATGGGAATGGAGGTGTGCGAGGATGGAAATGAGGAATGCCTGAAGAGGAGGGTGATCTCGGAGGCCCATCTCGACTACATCTACACTCAACGCCACCACAAGCCGTAG